The following are encoded in a window of Salinibacter ruber DSM 13855 genomic DNA:
- a CDS encoding universal stress protein: MPHRILVPTDFSPSAEAALAHAGALADRFGAPLHLLHVVHQTNTDLYGLGTAEAHTDRLREEAEASARAQLAELAPERAAQEVHTAVAQDPDGSVVGAIEEYVLDSEIDLVVMGTHGRRGLGRLMLGSVANRLVRRGVAPVLTVRRGDDGATPPVAYDNVLAPIDFSDHSKTALRRSKEVASRYGARQQLLFVAETRVQPTFSDTGIPGVSVVEMDPEIVANAEEALDELNASVGGPGVPTTCHVEEGDVAQTIVDVADAREADLIVMATRGLTGIDRFVLGSNTERVLRTAPCPVLTVPASVDGDPND, encoded by the coding sequence ATGCCCCATCGCATCTTGGTTCCGACAGACTTTTCGCCCAGTGCTGAGGCCGCGCTGGCCCACGCCGGGGCGCTGGCCGATCGGTTCGGGGCGCCCCTTCACCTGCTTCACGTCGTGCACCAGACCAACACCGACCTGTACGGACTGGGCACTGCGGAGGCGCACACCGATCGGCTGCGAGAAGAGGCGGAGGCGAGTGCCCGAGCCCAACTCGCGGAGCTCGCCCCCGAGAGGGCGGCGCAGGAGGTGCATACGGCCGTCGCCCAGGACCCGGACGGAAGCGTGGTCGGTGCGATCGAGGAATACGTGCTCGATTCCGAAATCGACCTCGTGGTGATGGGCACGCACGGCCGCCGGGGGCTCGGCCGCCTCATGCTGGGCAGCGTCGCCAACCGGCTCGTGCGGCGCGGGGTGGCCCCGGTCCTCACGGTCCGTCGGGGGGACGACGGAGCGACGCCGCCGGTAGCGTACGACAACGTCCTCGCGCCCATTGACTTTTCGGATCACTCGAAGACGGCGCTGCGCCGGTCCAAAGAGGTGGCCTCGCGGTACGGGGCGAGACAGCAGCTTCTGTTCGTCGCCGAGACGCGCGTTCAGCCCACCTTCAGTGACACGGGCATTCCGGGGGTGAGCGTCGTGGAGATGGATCCGGAGATTGTGGCCAACGCGGAGGAGGCCCTCGATGAATTGAACGCGTCCGTGGGCGGACCGGGGGTGCCCACCACCTGTCACGTGGAGGAGGGCGATGTCGCACAAACCATTGTTGACGTTGCGGACGCCCGCGAGGCAGACCTGATCGTGATGGCCACGCGCGGGCTGACTGGCATCGACCGGTTCGTTCTGGGCAGCAATACGGAACGTGTTCTGCGCACCGCCCCGTGCCCGGTTTTGACCGTCCCCGCCTCCGTGGACGGGGACCCCAACGACTAA
- a CDS encoding universal stress protein — protein sequence MLSIRRILWPTDFSKGADRAFPHAAALASWHEAELHVLHVTEGRSGNAPDADIPIPKSTLSSLLSGDGDPPPHVDLDALTLVQEQREHRSPPEAIVGYVEEQEIDLVVAGTRGRRGLQRLLIGSVAEEVLRTAPCPVLTVRGAADRAPAWAVRNILVPVDFSDASLEALRHAKELALTYGAQITLLHAVEEVIYPSAYGVEPANLPGPQVIERVEGSLAELVQAEVGHEHATVEAKVGYAPSTILDYAEMNEVDLVVIATHGRTGFERMLLGSVAERVLRRAPVPVFTVPSFGKSLLPASDDS from the coding sequence ATGCTCTCCATCCGCCGAATTCTCTGGCCCACCGACTTTTCGAAAGGGGCCGACCGGGCGTTCCCACATGCCGCGGCCCTCGCGTCCTGGCACGAAGCGGAGCTACACGTGCTCCACGTGACGGAGGGCCGATCGGGAAACGCACCGGACGCCGACATCCCGATTCCCAAGTCCACCCTGTCCTCGCTTCTGTCGGGGGACGGGGACCCTCCGCCGCACGTTGACCTGGACGCCCTCACACTCGTGCAGGAGCAGCGGGAGCATCGGTCGCCGCCCGAGGCGATCGTGGGATACGTCGAGGAGCAGGAGATTGACCTCGTCGTGGCGGGGACGCGCGGGCGCCGCGGCCTCCAACGCCTGCTTATTGGCAGCGTGGCCGAGGAGGTGCTCCGCACGGCCCCCTGTCCGGTTCTCACGGTGCGGGGGGCGGCGGACAGGGCCCCGGCCTGGGCCGTGCGCAACATCCTCGTGCCCGTGGACTTCTCGGATGCCTCGCTGGAGGCGCTCCGGCACGCGAAGGAGCTGGCCCTGACCTACGGGGCACAGATCACGCTGCTTCACGCGGTGGAGGAAGTGATCTACCCGTCCGCCTACGGGGTGGAGCCCGCCAATCTGCCGGGGCCGCAGGTCATCGAACGGGTAGAAGGAAGCCTCGCCGAACTCGTCCAGGCCGAGGTTGGGCACGAGCACGCCACCGTTGAGGCCAAGGTCGGATACGCCCCGTCCACCATTCTCGATTACGCCGAGATGAACGAGGTAGACCTCGTGGTCATTGCCACCCACGGCCGAACGGGCTTCGAGCGGATGCTATTGGGAAGTGTGGCGGAGCGGGTGCTGCGCCGCGCCCCCGTTCCTGTGTTTACCGTCCCGTCCTTCGGGAAATCACTGCTCCCGGCGTCCGACGACTCCTAA
- a CDS encoding MFS transporter has protein sequence MDDRTSSGGQLFGVDRRVLALALARMADAVGNSFLIIVLPLYVASEAVGGRIFGVPASMVAGVVLALFGIASSIAQPLAGRLSDRAGRRKIFVIGGLVVLGAINLAFAAATAYWHLFVLRVVQGLAAAFTITASLAIVNELSDAGSRGGNMGVYNSFRLIGFGAGPLLASVLLEMGPFTMPGGAEVTGFEATFAVAAATAFLGTGLVGVLVQDPEGTAPTERRLALRVWDRSGSGWRLDTIFALGVATLIMASCMALLSAIEPEVNARLGQGPFLFAVEFVALIAALAALQPVVGRASDRMGRKWFIVLGLMGLVPTTLLQGVVGAPWQMIVVRMLQGGAGALVFAPALALAGDHTEQGQSGAQLAVLTVAFGLGISSGQLMAGFFVSFGFIVPFGIGSLLAVGAAVLVGTQVDEAEPAPSAA, from the coding sequence ATGGACGACCGCACGTCTTCTGGGGGGCAGCTTTTCGGGGTTGATCGGCGCGTGCTTGCGCTCGCCCTCGCCCGCATGGCGGACGCCGTGGGCAACTCGTTTCTCATCATCGTGCTGCCGCTCTATGTGGCCAGCGAGGCGGTCGGGGGGCGCATCTTTGGCGTTCCCGCCTCGATGGTCGCGGGCGTCGTCCTCGCACTGTTTGGCATCGCGAGCAGCATCGCACAGCCGCTGGCCGGGCGCCTGTCCGATCGGGCCGGCCGCCGAAAGATCTTCGTGATCGGGGGGCTCGTGGTCCTCGGGGCCATCAACCTGGCGTTCGCCGCGGCCACGGCCTACTGGCACCTCTTCGTGCTGCGGGTGGTCCAGGGCCTCGCGGCGGCCTTCACGATCACGGCGAGCCTGGCCATCGTCAACGAGCTGAGCGACGCGGGCAGCCGGGGCGGCAACATGGGCGTGTACAATTCCTTCCGCCTCATCGGCTTCGGGGCCGGTCCCCTCTTGGCGAGCGTGCTCCTTGAGATGGGGCCGTTCACGATGCCGGGCGGGGCGGAGGTGACGGGGTTCGAGGCGACGTTCGCCGTGGCCGCGGCCACGGCCTTTCTGGGAACCGGCCTTGTGGGGGTGCTCGTGCAGGATCCCGAGGGCACGGCCCCCACGGAGCGGCGCCTGGCCCTCCGGGTCTGGGACCGGTCGGGATCGGGGTGGCGGCTCGACACCATCTTCGCGTTGGGGGTCGCGACCCTCATCATGGCGAGCTGCATGGCGCTGCTGTCCGCCATCGAGCCGGAGGTGAATGCCCGGCTGGGGCAGGGGCCGTTCCTCTTTGCGGTCGAGTTCGTGGCCCTCATTGCGGCCCTTGCGGCCCTGCAGCCCGTGGTGGGACGGGCCAGCGACCGGATGGGGCGCAAGTGGTTCATCGTGCTCGGGCTGATGGGGCTCGTCCCCACCACGCTGCTACAGGGCGTCGTCGGGGCGCCCTGGCAGATGATCGTGGTGCGGATGCTACAGGGCGGGGCGGGCGCACTGGTGTTTGCCCCGGCGCTGGCCCTGGCGGGTGATCACACCGAGCAGGGACAGTCGGGGGCGCAGCTGGCCGTCCTGACCGTGGCGTTTGGGCTCGGCATCTCATCCGGCCAGCTGATGGCGGGCTTCTTCGTATCGTTCGGGTTCATCGTGCCGTTTGGGATTGGCAGCCTGCTCGCGGTGGGCGCCGCGGTGTTGGTGGGCACACAGGTCGACGAGGCCGAGCCGGCCCCGTCCGCGGCGTAA
- the hemL gene encoding glutamate-1-semialdehyde 2,1-aminomutase: MEVAPSDVDLRTSRRFYERAQHSIPGGVNSPARAFDSVGGTPLFIERAEGAYLEDADANEYLDYVGSWGPMIFGHAHPDVVEAVKDQAEASTSFGAPTEIEIEVADLVCDLVPSVEKVRMVNSGTEATMSAARLARGYTGRDKIIKFEGNYHGHGDFFLISAGSGAMTLGKPDSPGVTDGNAKDTLLAQYNDLSHVQRLVEANQGEVACIIVEPIAGNMGCIPPEPGFLEGLRELCDAHDIVLVFDEVMTGFRVAPGGAQERYGVIPDLTCLGKIIGGGLPVGAYGGKQEIMDYVAPTGPVYQAGTLSGNPLAMRAGHAILSKIAEEKDRIYDQLEDYAEALQKGTEHNLDALGLDYTTHQVGAMGSLFFTDAEVVDQDTAQTADTEAYAAYFHAMLEEGIYLPPSQFEAVFYGTCHGEDELETTLETQRRALKRVHS, translated from the coding sequence ATGGAAGTTGCTCCCTCCGACGTTGACCTGCGGACCAGCCGCCGGTTCTACGAGCGTGCTCAGCACTCCATCCCGGGCGGCGTGAACTCCCCCGCCCGTGCCTTCGACAGCGTGGGGGGGACCCCGCTTTTCATCGAACGCGCCGAGGGGGCGTACCTGGAGGACGCTGACGCGAACGAGTACCTCGACTACGTCGGCTCCTGGGGCCCGATGATTTTTGGACACGCCCACCCGGACGTAGTGGAGGCGGTTAAGGATCAGGCCGAGGCGTCCACCTCCTTCGGAGCCCCCACCGAGATTGAGATCGAGGTGGCCGACCTGGTCTGCGACCTCGTCCCGTCCGTCGAGAAGGTGCGGATGGTGAACTCGGGCACGGAGGCGACCATGAGTGCCGCCCGATTGGCGCGAGGGTACACGGGCCGCGATAAGATCATCAAGTTTGAGGGCAACTACCACGGCCACGGCGACTTCTTCCTGATTTCCGCCGGCAGTGGGGCGATGACCCTCGGCAAGCCCGACTCGCCCGGCGTGACCGACGGCAACGCAAAAGACACGCTGCTGGCCCAGTACAACGACCTGAGTCACGTCCAGCGGCTCGTGGAGGCCAATCAGGGGGAGGTGGCCTGCATCATCGTGGAGCCGATTGCCGGCAACATGGGCTGCATCCCGCCGGAGCCCGGATTCCTGGAGGGGCTGCGGGAGCTGTGCGATGCCCACGACATTGTGCTCGTCTTCGACGAGGTCATGACGGGCTTCCGGGTGGCGCCAGGCGGCGCCCAGGAGCGCTACGGCGTGATTCCGGACCTGACCTGCCTCGGCAAAATCATCGGCGGGGGACTGCCGGTCGGGGCGTACGGCGGCAAGCAAGAGATCATGGATTACGTGGCCCCGACGGGCCCGGTCTACCAGGCCGGCACCCTGAGCGGCAACCCCCTGGCCATGCGGGCCGGGCACGCCATCCTCTCAAAAATTGCCGAGGAGAAGGATCGCATCTACGACCAGCTAGAGGACTACGCGGAGGCCCTGCAGAAGGGCACGGAGCACAACCTCGACGCGCTGGGGCTGGACTACACGACGCATCAGGTGGGGGCGATGGGGAGCCTCTTCTTCACGGACGCGGAGGTCGTAGACCAGGACACGGCCCAGACCGCGGACACGGAGGCCTACGCCGCCTACTTCCACGCCATGCTGGAGGAGGGGATTTATCTTCCCCCGTCCCAGTTCGAGGCGGTGTTCTACGGCACCTGCCACGGCGAGGACGAGCTGGAGACGACCCTGGAAACCCAGCGCCGCGCCCTCAAGCGGGTCCACTCGTAG
- a CDS encoding class I SAM-dependent methyltransferase produces MSLSPSDELLRTLAPVPVSSPVLDLGCGAGDHTEALLRLGFPVHACDPRPEAVQDTQAVVRDLVDAETAETCVQQLSLQGLDELEATFDWVIADRTEALVDSPADLATLLNKSQNVLAPGGWVYLTVPATTEGPDGASHDDTVTRFAPADLDTEALDIALVESQAPSRVEENGEVRVHALYRHVKRPTPK; encoded by the coding sequence ATGAGCCTTTCGCCGTCCGACGAATTGTTGCGCACCCTGGCGCCCGTTCCCGTCTCCAGTCCCGTTCTGGACCTGGGATGTGGGGCGGGAGACCACACCGAGGCCCTTCTGCGCCTCGGGTTTCCCGTCCACGCCTGCGACCCCCGGCCGGAAGCGGTGCAGGACACGCAGGCCGTCGTTCGCGATCTGGTCGATGCGGAGACCGCGGAGACGTGCGTCCAGCAACTCTCCCTACAGGGGCTCGACGAGCTGGAGGCGACCTTCGACTGGGTCATTGCCGACCGGACCGAGGCCCTGGTCGACTCGCCGGCCGACCTCGCAACGCTCCTGAACAAGAGCCAGAATGTGCTAGCGCCCGGCGGATGGGTGTATCTCACCGTTCCGGCGACGACGGAGGGCCCCGACGGGGCGTCCCACGACGACACTGTAACTCGTTTTGCACCGGCGGACCTCGACACCGAGGCTTTGGATATAGCACTGGTGGAGTCCCAGGCCCCATCTCGCGTCGAAGAGAACGGAGAGGTTCGGGTTCACGCCCTCTACCGACACGTAAAGCGGCCGACCCCCAAATGA
- the hemH gene encoding ferrochelatase, producing the protein MTPLDILRAHEPGQWTRPEDCASRTPLPIDEGDRVGVVLFNLGGPSTLGEVEPFLYRLLMDPLLLDVPVGGRMRRWLARSVAYLRAGTLREHYELIGGASPVPRLAREQATVLQDHLDARYGGPAGVGVRVYSAMRYGRPFPEKVAADMEADGVDKVVLVPSYPQYAAGTTGSALAYWKALGARGERPSWPTTVVPEYAANPKYVQAVSERIDEALQRFPRHVREEVALVFSAHGSVFDAQGPRKPPYCCHVHSTVDRVMQHRGRDRPFRTAFQSLMGPNHWLTPSTPDTIAALAEQGHRAVLVVPIAFVTDHVNVRYDLDVDVRETASAHGIDYFEVTAGLNTHPLFIEALGEATMAQLDVPIDTNQRRHGGDGHAQTYPLRPLQQLPRHKVTRDGACPTCGRQWGARRWTHPDRPTQSATATDRPASPPDERSSPLAESRSKEDP; encoded by the coding sequence ATGACTCCGCTCGACATTCTGCGTGCCCATGAGCCCGGTCAGTGGACGCGTCCCGAGGATTGTGCCTCCCGAACCCCCCTCCCGATTGACGAGGGCGACCGCGTAGGCGTCGTGCTGTTCAACCTAGGCGGGCCGTCGACCCTGGGGGAGGTCGAGCCGTTTCTGTACCGCCTGCTGATGGACCCGCTTCTCCTCGATGTTCCAGTGGGGGGGCGGATGCGTCGATGGCTGGCCAGGTCGGTCGCCTACCTTCGGGCCGGAACGCTCCGTGAGCACTACGAGCTCATCGGGGGCGCCTCGCCCGTGCCTCGTCTGGCCCGGGAGCAGGCCACGGTGCTCCAGGACCACCTCGACGCCCGCTACGGAGGCCCGGCCGGTGTGGGGGTTCGCGTGTACTCGGCGATGCGGTACGGGCGTCCGTTCCCGGAAAAGGTGGCGGCCGACATGGAGGCCGATGGGGTGGACAAGGTTGTGCTGGTGCCCTCGTACCCACAGTACGCCGCCGGCACGACGGGCTCGGCGCTTGCGTACTGGAAGGCACTGGGGGCGAGGGGGGAGCGTCCGTCCTGGCCCACGACCGTCGTGCCCGAATACGCCGCCAATCCGAAGTACGTGCAGGCCGTTTCGGAACGGATCGACGAGGCCCTGCAGCGGTTCCCGCGACATGTGCGCGAGGAGGTCGCACTCGTCTTCAGTGCGCACGGTTCGGTGTTCGACGCGCAGGGGCCGCGCAAGCCCCCGTACTGCTGCCACGTGCACTCGACCGTGGATCGGGTGATGCAACACCGAGGGCGAGACCGGCCCTTCCGCACGGCCTTCCAAAGCCTAATGGGGCCGAACCACTGGCTCACGCCCTCGACCCCGGACACAATTGCCGCCCTCGCCGAGCAGGGCCACCGCGCAGTGCTGGTCGTTCCCATTGCCTTCGTGACCGACCACGTCAACGTCCGCTACGACCTCGACGTGGACGTGCGCGAGACGGCGTCGGCACACGGAATTGACTACTTCGAAGTGACGGCCGGCCTAAACACCCATCCGCTGTTCATTGAGGCACTCGGGGAGGCCACCATGGCGCAGCTCGACGTGCCCATCGACACGAACCAACGCCGCCACGGAGGGGACGGCCACGCCCAGACCTATCCGCTCCGGCCCCTTCAACAGCTTCCGCGCCACAAAGTGACCCGCGACGGCGCCTGCCCGACCTGTGGACGGCAGTGGGGGGCACGACGATGGACGCATCCCGACCGCCCGACCCAGTCGGCAACCGCCACCGACCGCCCCGCCTCGCCCCCCGACGAACGATCAAGTCCCCTCGCAGAGTCGCGGTCGAAGGAAGACCCGTAG
- the hemF gene encoding oxygen-dependent coproporphyrinogen oxidase produces the protein MGDDFDRLETLREDPRDDLPMAHRMKRFVEALQLRMTRAFDDLDPGASFEVDRWSRDEGGGGITAVIEGGDVFEKGGVNTSAVHGPLPERMAREFDVEEAPFYATGLSLVMHPRSPYVPTVHANFRYFALGDDLMNPVDQWFGGGADLTPYYPRLDDTQHFHRVWKEVCDRHEGADYAAFKDKCDDYFYLDHRDEARGVGGIFYDYLREDPEGLFFFTREAGRAFLESYLPIVKRRKDTAYGQQEKAYQRIRRGRYVEFNLVYDRGTKFGLESDGRTESILMSMPPQVQWPYDYTPEPGTPEADAQWYFTARDWLSVTEAEAPDSTT, from the coding sequence ATGGGCGATGATTTCGACCGTCTCGAGACCCTCCGCGAGGACCCGCGGGACGACCTTCCGATGGCACACCGCATGAAGCGGTTCGTGGAGGCCTTGCAGCTCCGAATGACCCGGGCCTTCGACGACCTCGACCCGGGGGCTTCGTTCGAGGTGGATCGCTGGTCCCGGGACGAGGGCGGCGGCGGCATCACGGCGGTGATCGAGGGGGGCGACGTATTTGAGAAAGGGGGCGTGAATACCTCCGCGGTCCACGGCCCGCTGCCGGAGCGGATGGCGCGCGAGTTTGACGTCGAGGAGGCCCCGTTCTACGCCACGGGCCTCTCCCTGGTGATGCACCCCCGCTCGCCGTACGTCCCCACCGTCCACGCCAACTTCCGGTATTTTGCGCTGGGCGACGACCTCATGAATCCGGTGGACCAGTGGTTCGGCGGCGGGGCCGACCTTACGCCGTACTACCCCCGCCTCGACGACACGCAACACTTTCACCGGGTGTGGAAGGAGGTGTGTGATCGGCACGAGGGGGCCGACTACGCCGCCTTCAAGGACAAGTGTGACGACTACTTCTATCTGGACCATCGAGACGAGGCGCGGGGCGTGGGCGGCATCTTTTACGACTACCTCCGCGAAGATCCGGAAGGGCTGTTTTTCTTTACGCGGGAGGCCGGCCGCGCCTTTCTGGAGTCGTATCTTCCCATCGTGAAGCGACGCAAGGACACGGCCTACGGGCAACAGGAAAAGGCGTACCAACGCATCCGTCGGGGGCGGTACGTGGAGTTCAACCTGGTGTACGACCGAGGGACCAAGTTCGGGCTGGAGTCCGACGGCCGTACGGAGAGCATTCTCATGAGCATGCCGCCGCAGGTGCAGTGGCCGTACGATTATACGCCGGAGCCGGGCACGCCCGAGGCCGACGCGCAGTGGTACTTCACGGCCCGGGATTGGCTTTCGGTGACGGAGGCCGAGGCCCCGGACAGCACCACGTGA
- a CDS encoding RluA family pseudouridine synthase, translating into MTILHRDEHLLVVSKPPGLLAQPDQTGDPDVVSRGKEMLSDETEGAPFLGLVHRLDRPASGVMALARSPEAARELSRQFRERLVEKRYVVAVEGTLQGIGAWTDYIAKPDRQPRLVDPDHPEGKRAALDWQVLESSSAHTLLQVTLQTGRSHQIRLQAASRGHPVVGDDRYGASDSLPDRAVALHHVLLRADHPARPRRETFVAPPPTHWSGVLTDAMDTVLHRMLDREQPS; encoded by the coding sequence GTGACCATTCTGCACCGCGATGAGCACCTTTTGGTCGTCAGCAAGCCGCCCGGACTGCTTGCCCAGCCCGACCAGACCGGCGATCCGGACGTCGTCTCGCGCGGCAAAGAGATGCTGTCCGACGAGACGGAAGGGGCGCCGTTTCTTGGGCTGGTGCACCGGCTCGACCGGCCCGCCTCGGGGGTGATGGCCCTGGCACGGTCGCCGGAGGCCGCCCGAGAGCTGTCCCGGCAGTTTCGGGAGCGGCTGGTCGAGAAGCGGTACGTGGTGGCCGTGGAGGGCACACTTCAGGGCATCGGGGCGTGGACGGACTACATCGCGAAGCCCGACCGGCAGCCCCGGCTCGTCGATCCCGATCATCCCGAGGGCAAGCGGGCCGCCCTCGACTGGCAGGTGCTCGAATCGAGCAGTGCCCATACGCTCCTCCAGGTGACGCTTCAGACCGGGCGCTCGCATCAGATTCGCCTTCAGGCCGCAAGCCGGGGCCACCCGGTGGTGGGGGACGACCGGTACGGCGCGTCGGATTCGCTGCCGGACCGTGCCGTTGCACTGCACCACGTTCTCCTGCGGGCCGACCATCCTGCTCGCCCGCGCCGCGAGACCTTCGTGGCGCCGCCCCCGACGCACTGGTCGGGGGTGCTCACCGACGCCATGGACACGGTGCTCCACCGAATGCTCGACCGCGAGCAGCCGTCCTGA
- a CDS encoding oxidoreductase yields the protein MPTDSLRVLQYGLGPIGQAVARTVLEKEPLTLVGAVDIDPDKAGRDVADLVDGEASSTGVHVSDDAESALADTAPDVVLHTTTSFLEGVTDQLVQCARAGAHVVSSTEELSFPHHRSPDTADRLDQVARAEGVALVGTGVNPGYAMDTVPLMATAGCTDVRAVHVERVVDAGERREPLQAKVGAGLSPQAFDEKKEGGGFGHIGLCESLRLVADELGWPVEDITEKLRPVRADGPVDTGVRQVAAGQVAGIHHTAVGQVGGESRLSLDLKMYVGADASYDAVTVDGDPPINLRFQGGIFGDTATVGMLVNMAPRVAAAPPGLHTMADLPVPRAFATSPAAEA from the coding sequence GTGCCGACCGATTCCCTTCGTGTTCTCCAGTACGGCCTCGGCCCCATCGGGCAGGCGGTCGCCCGGACGGTGCTCGAAAAGGAGCCTCTGACCCTCGTCGGGGCGGTGGACATCGATCCGGACAAGGCGGGGCGCGACGTTGCCGATCTGGTCGACGGTGAGGCCTCGTCCACCGGCGTTCACGTATCCGACGACGCCGAATCAGCCCTGGCCGACACTGCGCCCGACGTGGTGCTCCACACCACCACCTCTTTTCTGGAGGGCGTGACCGACCAACTGGTTCAGTGCGCCCGGGCCGGCGCCCATGTCGTCTCCTCCACCGAGGAGCTCTCGTTCCCCCACCACCGGTCGCCCGACACGGCCGATCGGCTCGATCAGGTTGCGCGGGCGGAAGGGGTCGCGCTGGTGGGCACCGGCGTGAATCCCGGCTACGCCATGGACACCGTGCCCCTCATGGCGACGGCGGGGTGTACCGACGTGCGGGCCGTGCACGTCGAGCGAGTCGTCGACGCGGGGGAGCGGCGCGAGCCGCTCCAGGCGAAGGTCGGGGCCGGGCTGTCTCCGCAGGCCTTTGACGAGAAGAAGGAGGGGGGAGGCTTCGGGCACATCGGGCTCTGCGAGTCCCTGCGACTGGTGGCGGACGAACTCGGGTGGCCGGTGGAGGACATTACAGAGAAGCTCCGGCCGGTCCGTGCCGACGGGCCGGTCGATACGGGCGTCCGGCAGGTGGCGGCCGGGCAGGTGGCGGGCATTCACCACACTGCCGTGGGGCAGGTTGGTGGTGAGTCGCGGCTGAGCCTCGACCTCAAGATGTATGTCGGCGCGGACGCGTCCTACGACGCCGTGACGGTGGACGGGGACCCGCCCATCAACCTCCGGTTCCAGGGGGGGATCTTTGGGGATACCGCCACGGTGGGTATGCTGGTGAATATGGCCCCGCGGGTCGCCGCCGCCCCGCCCGGGCTGCATACCATGGCCGACCTGCCCGTACCCCGCGCCTTCGCGACGAGTCCTGCGGCGGAGGCCTGA
- a CDS encoding aspartate kinase: protein MPDSSSPPPDVPESPLVVFKFGGTSVGRPDRFRTVVQLIREAAAEGRVVAVVSALSGVSRQLASALEAVSTRADGATAVETLTDTLRTRHAEQAEAVLCADRKRTYEAILDERLEALRCAFERVEQDIDVPAARDAVLAVGEQLSVPMVTLALRDAGLHAPRCDATDLVVTDDTFGAAQVQHDDTSERVRAWYRSLDPAAVPVVAGFIGATEDGRPTTLGFEGSDYSAALFAKLLGAQGLTRYTDVDGIYTDDPDANEDAERVDHLSMEEALARSASGGLGMHPKTLRPLADAGIPMQVRSIVAPECPGTPIVPAERTADALWPAP from the coding sequence GTGCCCGATTCGTCGTCCCCGCCGCCAGACGTCCCGGAATCGCCCCTCGTGGTGTTCAAGTTTGGGGGAACGTCGGTGGGCCGGCCGGACCGATTCCGGACGGTCGTGCAACTGATCCGGGAGGCAGCCGCCGAGGGGCGCGTCGTCGCCGTCGTGTCGGCGCTCTCGGGGGTGTCGCGGCAGCTGGCGAGTGCGCTTGAGGCGGTATCGACCCGGGCCGACGGCGCGACGGCGGTGGAGACCCTGACCGACACGCTCCGGACCCGTCACGCCGAGCAGGCGGAGGCGGTGTTGTGTGCCGACCGGAAGCGCACCTACGAAGCGATCCTTGACGAGCGGCTGGAAGCCCTCCGGTGTGCGTTCGAACGGGTCGAGCAGGACATAGATGTCCCCGCGGCCCGGGACGCGGTGCTCGCCGTGGGGGAGCAGCTCTCGGTGCCGATGGTCACCCTTGCGCTCCGCGACGCGGGCCTCCACGCCCCGCGGTGCGACGCTACCGACCTGGTCGTGACGGATGATACCTTCGGGGCGGCCCAGGTGCAGCACGACGACACGTCCGAACGGGTGCGTGCCTGGTACCGGTCGCTGGACCCGGCGGCCGTGCCGGTGGTGGCCGGGTTCATCGGGGCTACGGAGGACGGCAGGCCCACGACCCTCGGATTCGAGGGGAGCGACTACTCGGCGGCCCTCTTCGCAAAGCTGCTCGGGGCGCAGGGGCTTACCCGGTACACCGACGTCGATGGGATTTACACCGACGATCCGGACGCGAACGAGGATGCCGAGCGGGTCGACCACTTGTCGATGGAGGAGGCCCTCGCACGCAGTGCGTCGGGCGGGCTCGGGATGCACCCCAAAACGCTACGCCCGCTCGCCGACGCAGGCATTCCCATGCAGGTGCGGTCCATCGTCGCACCGGAGTGTCCGGGGACCCCAATCGTTCCGGCGGAACGCACCGCCGATGCGCTCTGGCCGGCGCCGTAA